Proteins found in one Desulfomonilia bacterium genomic segment:
- the cas2 gene encoding CRISPR-associated endonuclease Cas2, with amino-acid sequence MSLRNEERNILAVYDITDPKRLANVAKTLEGCGVRVQYSVFELIITPSMLKVLHEKINKIIDIETDSVRYYIICDTDWQKRSKLGVSVFGEPDWDVSYAIV; translated from the coding sequence ATGAGCCTGCGTAACGAAGAAAGAAACATATTGGCAGTCTATGACATAACTGATCCTAAGCGGCTTGCTAATGTCGCTAAAACGTTGGAAGGTTGTGGCGTGCGCGTTCAATATTCGGTTTTCGAACTGATTATAACTCCTTCAATGCTTAAAGTGCTTCACGAAAAAATCAACAAAATAATTGACATTGAAACAGACTCGGTGCGCTATTATATAATATGCGATACCGACTGGCAGAAAAGGAGTAAGCTTGGCGTAAGCGTATTCGGAGAACCTGACTGGGATGTAAGTTATGCAATAGTTTAA